A genomic segment from Lignipirellula cremea encodes:
- the pncA gene encoding bifunctional nicotinamidase/pyrazinamidase — protein sequence MKAILLIDLQNDFLPGGALAVPQGDVVLEPANRLAAAFSCVVATQDWHPPDHGSFAANHPGKHPGETIELSGLPQTLWPVHCVQGSAGAELASVLDLQAIERVFRKGDDPAIDSYSGFFDNGRRRSTGMGDYLKNQGITQVYLLGLATDYCVKFTALDALDLGFEVFLIEDACRGVNLQPGDVDRAVQELAAKGVQLTTIDAALQDAAQE from the coding sequence ATGAAAGCGATTCTTCTGATCGATCTGCAGAACGACTTCCTCCCAGGCGGCGCGCTGGCCGTTCCCCAGGGCGACGTCGTACTGGAACCGGCCAATCGCCTGGCGGCCGCGTTTTCCTGCGTGGTCGCCACCCAGGACTGGCATCCGCCGGACCATGGCAGCTTTGCCGCCAATCATCCTGGCAAGCACCCGGGCGAAACGATCGAGCTGTCGGGGCTGCCGCAAACGCTCTGGCCCGTCCACTGCGTCCAAGGCTCCGCCGGCGCCGAGCTGGCCTCGGTCCTGGACCTGCAGGCGATTGAACGCGTCTTCCGCAAAGGGGACGACCCGGCCATCGACAGCTACAGCGGCTTCTTTGACAACGGCCGACGTCGCTCGACCGGAATGGGCGACTACCTGAAGAACCAGGGGATTACGCAGGTCTATCTGCTGGGACTGGCGACCGACTACTGCGTGAAGTTCACCGCGCTCGACGCCCTGGATCTGGGGTTCGAAGTCTTCCTGATCGAAGACGCCTGCCGCGGCGTGAACCTGCAGCCGGGCGACGTCGACCGGGCCGTGCAGGAGCTCGCCGCCAAGGGGGTGCAGCTCACCACGATCGACGCCGCCCTGCAGGACGCAGCCCAGGAATAG
- a CDS encoding ROK family protein: MAKQNEGEYWLGFDLGGTKMLGAIFDAEFKPVVRVRKKTKAFLGQKAGVERICEVINEALEEANLKTSQIAGIGIGVPGPLDLNRGVVLETPNLGWKNLPLQASLEKEFKCSAVILNDVDAGVYGEYRFGSAKDARCVIGVFPGTGIGGGCVYEGTILRGKTSSCMEIGHMLVAPDGPLCGCGRYGCLEAVASRLAVSAAAAQAAHRGDAPHLMKEAGADLMKIRSGALADSVKNGDKVVEQLLRDAGRHMGLAVASLVNLLAPDVVVLGGGMVEEMPKLFVEEVKKAAKNRVMPSYENSFEVVAAALGDDSAAMGAAAWVQKAVLAGASPPLFN; this comes from the coding sequence ATGGCAAAGCAGAACGAAGGCGAATACTGGCTGGGGTTTGACCTGGGCGGGACGAAAATGCTCGGAGCGATCTTCGACGCAGAATTCAAGCCCGTCGTTCGCGTGCGGAAAAAAACCAAGGCATTCCTGGGGCAAAAAGCGGGCGTCGAACGCATTTGCGAAGTGATCAACGAAGCGCTCGAAGAGGCGAATCTCAAAACCTCGCAAATCGCCGGCATTGGCATCGGCGTGCCGGGTCCACTGGACCTGAATCGCGGCGTGGTTCTGGAAACGCCCAACCTGGGCTGGAAGAATTTACCCCTGCAGGCCTCCCTGGAAAAAGAGTTCAAATGTTCCGCCGTGATCCTGAATGATGTCGATGCAGGCGTTTACGGCGAGTATCGCTTTGGCTCGGCGAAGGACGCCCGCTGCGTGATCGGCGTTTTCCCCGGCACGGGCATCGGCGGCGGCTGCGTTTACGAAGGCACAATCCTGCGCGGAAAGACCAGCTCCTGCATGGAGATCGGGCATATGCTGGTGGCTCCTGATGGTCCCCTGTGCGGTTGCGGTCGTTATGGCTGTCTGGAAGCGGTCGCCAGCCGGCTGGCTGTTTCTGCGGCGGCGGCCCAGGCGGCGCATCGCGGCGATGCTCCCCATTTAATGAAGGAAGCCGGCGCCGATTTGATGAAGATCCGCTCCGGCGCGCTGGCGGACTCGGTCAAAAATGGCGACAAGGTCGTCGAACAGTTACTGCGCGATGCGGGACGGCACATGGGGCTGGCGGTTGCCAGTCTGGTCAACCTGCTCGCTCCCGACGTGGTGGTGCTGGGAGGGGGCATGGTCGAGGAGATGCCAAAACTTTTCGTCGAAGAGGTGAAAAAGGCCGCCAAGAACCGTGTGATGCCTTCGTATGAAAACAGCTTCGAGGTCGTGGCGGCAGCGTTGGGCGACGATTCGGCCGCGATGGGCGCAGCCGCCTGGGTGCAAAAGGCGGTCCTGGCCGGCGCGAGCCCTCCGTTGTTCAATTAA
- a CDS encoding NUDIX hydrolase, translated as MTNPSLYPRPALTVDCVVFGLDQQGLQVLLIQRDVPPFAGEWALPGGFVRLDESLDAAARRELSEETGVRIEYLEQLYTFGAVDRDPRERVVTVAYYALVKLASHAPVAATDARAAQWFPIGSTPKVAFDHEQILTAALERLRGKLRRKPVGFDLLPPRFSLRQLQQLYEQVLGRELDKRNFRKKILGMDLLVETDERESGVAHRAARLYRFDVKKYQRLCLQGFHFEV; from the coding sequence ATGACGAATCCCTCCTTGTATCCGCGCCCCGCTTTGACGGTTGACTGCGTTGTCTTCGGCCTGGACCAGCAGGGGCTGCAGGTGCTGCTGATCCAGCGCGACGTGCCGCCTTTTGCCGGCGAGTGGGCCCTGCCCGGCGGCTTTGTGCGACTGGATGAATCGCTCGACGCCGCCGCCCGACGCGAGTTGTCCGAAGAAACTGGCGTGCGTATCGAGTACCTGGAGCAACTGTATACCTTTGGAGCCGTAGACCGTGATCCACGCGAACGGGTGGTGACGGTCGCCTATTACGCTCTGGTCAAACTCGCCTCGCACGCACCGGTCGCCGCCACCGACGCCAGGGCGGCCCAGTGGTTTCCCATCGGCAGCACGCCAAAGGTCGCCTTTGACCATGAGCAGATCCTCACCGCTGCACTGGAGCGGTTGCGGGGCAAGTTACGGCGCAAGCCGGTGGGCTTCGACCTGCTGCCGCCCCGTTTCTCGTTGCGGCAACTGCAGCAATTGTACGAGCAGGTGCTGGGACGCGAGCTGGACAAAAGGAATTTTCGGAAAAAGATTCTCGGCATGGACCTGCTCGTAGAGACCGACGAACGGGAATCGGGCGTCGCTCATCGGGCCGCCCGACTGTATCGCTTTGATGTCAAAAAGTACCAGCGTTTGTGCCTGCAGGGTTTCCACTTCGAGGTTTAA
- a CDS encoding MMPL family transporter produces MSAERKPHDDDSLLALPLRWATTWVLRYPKAVVGMALLLAAAAICLSVCQMQFHTSRLDLLNPNSGYNQRWLAYLKEFGSDDDAVVVVQTDDPAVLEGAIDEAASEILRREDLFHSLFYKNDVGKIRGKALHFLSLEDLEKLDRYTAQGEPIVQGDWNQLQLQRMFNPGASRPQNVSPGSAAAFLEPLADSLCAALADPPRYQSPWPTQGLAAEQLKKLSPSYLMTDDGKMGLLLVRFHGQHNGMSPGSEAIDELRVILREVSQRHPHVELGLTGMPILENDEMRASQADMMQASVLSLVGVACLFVAGFGGLRHPLIAVLTLLIALAWSFGYLTLAVGHLNLLSVSFGAILIGLGIDFGVHYIARYLLIRGECADCGEALRQTAGSIGPGVVTGGVTTAIAFCTATLTHFTGVAELGLIAGGGVILCVVAAVLVLPALLFLSDQHRAADATPTPLPIDMAMRPLLGMPRLALGIACVATVLLGAGMVHLRYDHNLLNLQPVRLESVDLERQILTKSDRSVWFALSVARSPEELLARKAQFDQLDCVESTEQIVELTPPPSEEKSRLITRIGSRLTALPPRAATIEMTSPTNLSLQLSALRANLFSALGDTPLVQKLALAERLLRQRPSPETAQLLASHQMRIANDLLERFRLLQTVANPESPVSDDIPSELRDRFVGANGRHLLRVYAKGDIWDMEHLRHFVQSLETVDPQVTGHPVQSYYASRQMQQSYLHAALYSLLAVAIVLMLDFRSVRSSLLSLLPMVLGMVQTFGVLGLFGIPLNPANMIVLPLILGIGIDDGVHVVHDFRRQAGRYRLGGSTAMAVVITSLTTMVGFGMMIFAKHQGLRSLGQVLTIGVFFCLLNSLLVLPALLSLISARRERKNSDLPAAADPVASLTEETVSVMPEPAAPAALQGTPPRRVRAKEEIVAQKPDDEPASSPATLPMIAPPFDAAPAASPGADGSVVVRRKIIVRRRAA; encoded by the coding sequence ATGTCGGCGGAACGGAAGCCGCACGATGACGACTCGCTGCTGGCGCTGCCGCTGCGCTGGGCGACTACGTGGGTGCTGCGCTACCCCAAGGCCGTCGTCGGCATGGCGCTGCTGCTGGCGGCCGCCGCGATTTGCCTTTCCGTCTGCCAGATGCAGTTCCACACCAGTCGCCTGGACCTGCTGAATCCCAACAGTGGTTACAACCAGCGCTGGCTGGCTTATCTCAAAGAGTTTGGCTCCGACGACGACGCCGTGGTGGTGGTGCAGACCGATGACCCGGCCGTCCTGGAAGGGGCGATCGACGAGGCAGCCTCGGAAATCCTGCGCCGCGAGGACCTGTTCCACTCGCTGTTCTATAAGAACGACGTTGGCAAAATCCGCGGCAAAGCGCTGCACTTTCTGTCGCTTGAAGATCTGGAAAAACTCGATCGCTACACGGCCCAGGGGGAACCGATCGTCCAGGGCGACTGGAACCAGCTGCAGCTGCAGCGGATGTTCAACCCCGGAGCCAGTCGCCCGCAAAACGTCTCGCCCGGATCGGCCGCGGCGTTCCTGGAGCCCCTGGCCGATAGCCTGTGCGCCGCCCTGGCGGATCCGCCCAGGTACCAGTCCCCCTGGCCGACACAGGGACTGGCGGCCGAACAGCTGAAAAAGCTCTCGCCCTCCTACCTGATGACCGACGACGGAAAAATGGGCCTGCTCCTGGTCCGGTTCCATGGGCAACACAACGGCATGTCGCCCGGTTCAGAAGCGATCGACGAATTGCGCGTGATTCTGCGCGAAGTCAGCCAGCGGCATCCGCACGTGGAGCTCGGCCTGACCGGCATGCCGATTCTGGAAAACGACGAAATGCGGGCCAGCCAGGCCGATATGATGCAGGCCAGCGTGCTGAGTCTGGTCGGGGTGGCTTGCCTGTTCGTCGCCGGTTTTGGCGGACTGCGGCACCCGTTGATCGCGGTGCTGACGCTGCTGATCGCACTCGCCTGGTCCTTCGGATACTTGACGCTGGCGGTCGGACACCTGAATCTGCTGAGCGTTTCTTTTGGCGCGATTCTGATCGGCCTGGGGATCGACTTCGGCGTGCATTACATTGCCCGCTATCTGCTCATTCGCGGTGAATGCGCCGACTGCGGCGAAGCGTTGCGGCAAACGGCCGGCAGCATCGGGCCGGGCGTGGTCACCGGCGGCGTGACAACCGCGATCGCCTTTTGCACCGCCACCTTGACGCACTTCACCGGCGTTGCCGAACTGGGCCTGATCGCCGGCGGCGGCGTGATTCTGTGCGTGGTTGCCGCCGTGCTGGTGCTGCCCGCCTTGCTGTTTCTGTCCGACCAGCACCGGGCGGCCGATGCGACGCCGACCCCGTTGCCGATCGACATGGCGATGCGGCCGCTGCTGGGCATGCCCCGGCTGGCCCTGGGAATCGCCTGTGTGGCGACCGTCCTGCTGGGCGCTGGCATGGTGCACTTGCGGTACGACCATAACCTGCTCAACCTGCAGCCGGTGCGACTGGAAAGCGTCGACCTGGAACGGCAGATCCTGACAAAGTCGGATCGCTCGGTCTGGTTCGCGTTGTCGGTCGCCCGCTCGCCCGAGGAACTGCTGGCCCGGAAAGCGCAGTTCGATCAGCTCGACTGTGTCGAAAGCACGGAACAGATCGTCGAGCTCACGCCGCCTCCCAGTGAAGAGAAGTCGCGGCTGATCACCCGGATCGGCTCCCGCCTGACGGCGCTGCCGCCACGGGCAGCGACGATTGAAATGACATCCCCGACCAACCTTTCCCTGCAGCTGTCGGCGCTCAGGGCGAACCTGTTCTCCGCTCTGGGCGATACGCCTTTGGTGCAAAAACTGGCGCTCGCCGAGCGTTTGCTGCGGCAGCGTCCTTCGCCCGAAACGGCCCAGCTGCTGGCCTCGCACCAGATGCGAATCGCCAACGATCTGCTGGAACGGTTCCGCCTGCTGCAGACGGTCGCCAATCCCGAATCCCCCGTCAGCGACGATATCCCCTCGGAACTCCGTGACCGCTTTGTCGGCGCCAACGGCCGCCATCTGCTCCGGGTCTACGCCAAAGGCGATATCTGGGACATGGAGCATCTCCGCCATTTTGTGCAAAGCCTGGAAACGGTCGACCCCCAGGTAACGGGTCATCCGGTGCAGTCGTATTATGCTTCGCGGCAGATGCAGCAGAGCTACCTGCACGCGGCCCTGTATTCCCTGCTGGCTGTGGCGATCGTGCTGATGCTGGACTTCCGCAGCGTGCGTTCGTCGCTGCTGTCGCTATTGCCGATGGTCCTGGGCATGGTGCAAACCTTTGGCGTGCTGGGGCTGTTCGGCATCCCGCTGAACCCGGCCAATATGATTGTGCTGCCGCTGATTCTTGGCATCGGCATCGACGACGGCGTGCATGTCGTGCACGATTTCCGGCGGCAGGCCGGCAGGTATCGCCTGGGCGGGTCGACCGCGATGGCCGTGGTGATTACCTCACTGACGACGATGGTCGGTTTCGGCATGATGATCTTCGCCAAGCACCAGGGGTTGCGCAGCCTGGGACAGGTGCTCACGATCGGCGTGTTCTTTTGCCTGTTGAATTCGCTGCTGGTGCTGCCGGCCCTGCTCAGCCTGATCTCCGCCCGCAGGGAACGGAAGAATTCCGATCTGCCCGCAGCGGCGGATCCGGTCGCTTCGCTTACGGAAGAAACCGTAAGCGTCATGCCAGAGCCCGCGGCGCCGGCCGCCCTCCAGGGAACGCCGCCGCGCCGGGTGCGCGCGAAAGAAGAAATCGTCGCGCAGAAACCAGACGACGAACCCGCATCGTCGCCAGCGACGCTGCCGATGATTGCCCCGCCGTTCGATGCTGCTCCCGCCGCATCGCCTGGAGCGGACGGATCGGTGGTCGTACGGCGAAAGATTATCGTGCGCAGGCGAGCCGCCTGA